In Nilaparvata lugens isolate BPH chromosome 5, ASM1435652v1, whole genome shotgun sequence, the following proteins share a genomic window:
- the LOC120351509 gene encoding BTB/POZ domain-containing protein 3-like isoform X2 → MTSSTPESLKSKFELCLNNDDLSDCEFLVGEQKCRIKGHKLLFGISSPVFRAMLYDGPHNAVAFEVKDVEPDVFQGMKQFIYTDSVNFSSGLQACSVYLVSWKYVIPDLMSKCVQYIEDNISVSEVLDVYEFSRQNNIPDIEKHCLTVFQNKTREVMQSEKFLSTDIHTLETILKLDSLSLDSELELFKYTEKWALAEANRRKIDLQAEYFNCIKRHIRFSTFDKDQFQEGLSESDLLTAEEKIPILYNLLGFENKSPQMTAPVAVPRIFREGEGGVEAEIEDKEEEKEEGEEEEEEGEEEEEGEEEEEEDDDDDEEDEEEEQCQKWTKVSNNIFKLEMLAKDGRCIHTTRVELSEKTIKSLGEPDEIVASVMKNHNFSLCSIEKLNDSEEETSDMKMIDTILRIRNSEENMSYVFI, encoded by the exons ATGACGAGTTCCACTCCAGAATCCTTGAAGAGCAAGTTTGAACTTTGCCTCAATAACGACGATTTAAGTGATTGTGAATTCTTGGTTGGTGAACAAAAGTGCAGAATCAAAGGACATAAACTGCTGTTTGGCATCTCTAGTCCTGTTTTTCGAGCTATGCTGTATGATGGACCCCACAATGCCGTAGCTTTTGAGGTAAAGGACGTTGAACCTGATGTCTTCCAAGGTATGAAACAATTTATCTATACAGATAGTGTAAATTTCTCCTCAGGTCTACAAGCGTGTTCAGTATATCTGGTCTCTTGGAAATATGTAATTCCTGATCTTATGTCGAAATGTGTTCAATACATCGAAGACAATATATCTGTTTCTGAAGTGTTGGACGTTTATGAGTTTTCACGCCAGAATAACATACcagacattgaaaaacattgtttgaCGGTCTTTCAGAACAAAACTAGAGAAGTAATGCAGAGTGAAAAGTTTCTGTCAACTGATATTCATACACTAGAAACAATTTTGAAACTGGACTCATTGAGTTTGGACTCTGAACTGGAGTTGTTCAAGTATACGGAAAAATGGGCTCTTGCAGAGGCTAATCGGCGAAAAATAGATTTGCAGGcagaatatttcaattgcatcaaAAGGCACATACGTTTTTCGACATTTGATAAAGATCAATTTCAAGAAGGACTGTCCGAGTCTGATCTGCTAACTGCAGAAGAAAAAATTCCgattttatacaatttattggGTTTTGAGAATAAATCACCACAGATGACTGCTCCTGTAGCTGTGCCCCGAATTTtcagagaaggagaaggaggagtagaagctgaaatagaagataaagaagaagaaaaagaagaaggtgaagaagaagaagaagaaggagaagaagaagaagaaggagaagaagaagaagaagaagacgacgacgacgacgaagaagacgaagaagaagaacaatgcCAGAA ATGGACAAAAGTGTCAAATAATATCTTCAAATTAGAAATGCTTGCAAAAGACGGTAGATGTATCCATACGACGCGTGTGGAGTTATCAGAAAAAACAATTAAATCATTGGGTGAACCAGACGAAATAGTAGCCAGTGTCATGAAAAATCACAATTTCAGTTTATGCTCGATTGAGAAGTTGAACGATTCCGAAGAGGAAACTTCGGATATGAAAATGATTGATACTATTTTAAGAATTAGAAATAGTGAAGAAAATATGTCTTATGTATTTATCTGA
- the LOC120351509 gene encoding BTB/POZ domain-containing protein 3-like isoform X1 has product MTSSTPESLKSKFELCLNNDDLSDCEFLVGEQKCRIKGHKLLFGISSPVFRAMLYDGPHNAVAFEVKDVEPDVFQGMKQFIYTDSVNFSSGLQACSVYLVSWKYVIPDLMSKCVQYIEDNISVSEVLDVYEFSRQNNIPDIEKHCLTVFQNKTREVMQSEKFLSTDIHTLETILKLDSLSLDSELELFKYTEKWALAEANRRKIDLQAEYFNCIKRHIRFSTFDKDQFQEGLSESDLLTAEEKIPILYNLLGFENKSPQMTAPVAVPRIFREGEGGVEAEIEDKEEEKEEGEEEEEEGEEEEEGEEEEEEDDDDDEEDEEEEQCQKWTKVSNNIFKLEMLAKDGRCIHTTRVELSEKTIKSLGEPDEIVASVMKNHNFSLCSIEKLNDSEEETSDMKMIDTILRIRNSEENMSYVFI; this is encoded by the exons ATGACGAGTTCCACTCCAGAATCCTTGAAGAGCAAGTTTGAACTTTGCCTCAATAACGACGATTTAAGTGATTGTGAATTCTTGGTTGGTGAACAAAAGTGCAGAATCAAAGGACATAAACTGCTGTTTGGCATCTCTAGTCCTGTTTTTCGAGCTATGCTGTATGATGGACCCCACAATGCCGTAGCTTTTGAGGTAAAGGACGTTGAACCTGATGTCTTCCAAGGTATGAAACAATTTATCTATACAGATAGTGTAAATTTCTCCTCAGGTCTACAAGCGTGTTCAGTATATCTGGTCTCTTGGAAATATGTAATTCCTGATCTTATGTCGAAATGTGTTCAATACATCGAAGACAATATATCTGTTTCTGAAGTGTTGGACGTTTATGAGTTTTCACGCCAGAATAACATACcagacattgaaaaacattgtttgaCGGTCTTTCAGAACAAAACTAGAGAAGTAATGCAGAGTGAAAAGTTTCTGTCAACTGATATTCATACACTAGAAACAATTTTGAAACTGGACTCATTGAGTTTGGACTCTGAACTGGAGTTGTTCAAGTATACGGAAAAATGGGCTCTTGCAGAGGCTAATCGGCGAAAAATAGATTTGCAGGcagaatatttcaattgcatcaaAAGGCACATACGTTTTTCGACATTTGATAAAGATCAATTTCAAGAAGGACTGTCCGAGTCTGATCTGCTAACTGCAGAAGAAAAAATTCCgattttatacaatttattggGTTTTGAGAATAAATCACCACAGATGACTGCTCCTGTAGCTGTGCCCCGAATTTtcagagaaggagaaggaggagtagaagctgaaatagaagataaagaagaagaaaaagaagaaggtgaagaagaagaagaagaaggagaagaagaagaagaaggagaagaagaagaagaagaagacgacgacgacgacgaagaagacgaagaagaagaacaatgcCAGAAATGGACAAAAGTGTCAAATAATAT CTTCAAATTAGAAATGCTTGCAAAAGACGGTAGATGTATCCATACGACGCGTGTGGAGTTATCAGAAAAAACAATTAAATCATTGGGTGAACCAGACGAAATAGTAGCCAGTGTCATGAAAAATCACAATTTCAGTTTATGCTCGATTGAGAAGTTGAACGATTCCGAAGAGGAAACTTCGGATATGAAAATGATTGATACTATTTTAAGAATTAGAAATAGTGAAGAAAATATGTCTTATGTATTTATCTGA